A window from Citrobacter amalonaticus encodes these proteins:
- the dtpB gene encoding dipeptide/tripeptide permease DtpB: protein MNTSAPTGLLQQPRPFFMIFFVELWERFGYYGVQGILAVFFVKQLGFSQEQAFITFGAFAALVYGLISIGGYVGDHLLGTKRTLVLGAVVLALGYFMTGMSLLKPDLIFIALGTIAVGNGLFKANPASLLSKCYPPKDPRLDGAFTLFYMSINIGSLLSLSLAPVIADKFGYAVTYNLCGAGLIVALLVYFACRGMVKDIGSEPDHLPMSFRNLLYVLIGTVAMVFLCAWLMHNVKIANLVLIVLSIAVTIIFFRQAFRLDKTGRNKMFVAFILMLEAVLFYILYAQMPTSLNFFAINNVHHEILGFTINPVSFQALNPFWVVVASPVLAAIYTRLGSKGKDLTMPMKFTLGMFLCSLGFLTAAAAGMWFADAQGLTSPWFIVLVYLFQSLGELLISALGLAMVAALVPQHLMGFILGMWFLTQAAAFLLGGYVATFTAVPENITDPLQTLPIYTGVFSKIGLVTLAVTVVMALMVPWLNRMINTPDTAQ from the coding sequence ATGAATACATCTGCACCAACGGGTTTGCTGCAGCAACCCCGCCCGTTCTTCATGATCTTTTTTGTCGAGTTATGGGAACGATTTGGCTATTACGGCGTTCAGGGTATCCTGGCGGTTTTCTTTGTTAAGCAACTGGGATTCTCACAAGAGCAGGCGTTTATCACCTTCGGTGCCTTTGCCGCACTGGTCTACGGTCTGATCTCGATTGGGGGGTACGTTGGCGACCACCTGCTCGGCACCAAACGTACGCTGGTGCTGGGCGCGGTTGTGCTGGCGCTTGGTTACTTCATGACGGGAATGTCGCTGCTCAAACCGGACCTTATTTTTATCGCGCTTGGGACGATTGCCGTCGGCAACGGTCTGTTTAAAGCGAACCCGGCAAGCCTGCTCTCCAAATGCTATCCGCCAAAAGATCCACGTCTGGATGGCGCATTCACACTGTTCTACATGTCGATAAACATCGGTTCGCTGCTGTCGCTGTCGCTGGCGCCGGTGATCGCAGATAAGTTTGGTTATGCCGTCACCTATAACCTGTGCGGGGCAGGGCTGATTGTCGCGCTGCTGGTCTATTTCGCCTGCCGCGGGATGGTGAAAGATATCGGTTCCGAGCCAGACCATCTGCCGATGAGCTTCCGCAATCTGCTGTATGTCCTGATTGGCACCGTGGCGATGGTCTTTCTCTGCGCCTGGTTGATGCACAACGTGAAAATCGCCAACCTGGTGCTGATTGTTCTGTCGATTGCGGTGACCATTATCTTCTTCCGCCAGGCTTTCAGGCTGGATAAAACCGGGCGCAACAAGATGTTTGTGGCGTTTATCCTGATGCTCGAAGCGGTACTGTTTTACATTCTGTATGCGCAGATGCCGACATCACTGAATTTCTTTGCCATCAATAACGTTCACCATGAGATCCTCGGTTTCACGATTAACCCGGTGAGCTTTCAGGCACTGAACCCGTTCTGGGTGGTGGTTGCCAGCCCGGTGCTGGCGGCGATCTACACGCGTCTGGGTAGCAAAGGCAAAGACCTGACGATGCCGATGAAGTTTACCCTCGGGATGTTCCTGTGCTCGCTGGGCTTTCTGACCGCCGCAGCGGCAGGCATGTGGTTTGCCGATGCGCAGGGACTGACGTCACCGTGGTTTATCGTACTGGTTTATCTGTTCCAGAGCCTCGGCGAGTTGCTGATTAGCGCGCTGGGGCTGGCGATGGTCGCGGCACTGGTTCCGCAGCATCTGATGGGCTTTATTCTTGGGATGTGGTTCCTGACGCAGGCTGCTGCGTTCCTGCTGGGGGGTTACGTCGCGACCTTTACTGCCGTCCCGGAAAACATCACCGATCCGCTGCAGACATTGCCGATCTATACCGGCGTGTTCAGTAAAATCGGGCTGGTGACGCTGGCTGTCACCGTCGTAATGGCGCTGATGGTGCCGTGGCTGAACCGGATGATTAATACACCGGATACCGCGCAATAA
- the uspA gene encoding universal stress protein UspA has translation MAYKHILIAVDLSPESKVLVEKAVSMARPYNAKVSLIHVDVNYSDLYTGLIDVNLGDMQKRISEETHHALTELSTNAGYPITETLSGSGDLGQVLVDAIKKYDMDLVVCGHHQDFWSKLMSSARQLINTVHVDMLIVPLRDEEE, from the coding sequence ATGGCTTACAAACATATTCTCATCGCGGTTGATCTTTCTCCGGAAAGCAAAGTTCTGGTAGAAAAAGCCGTCTCTATGGCACGGCCGTACAACGCAAAAGTTTCCCTTATCCACGTTGATGTGAACTACTCTGACCTGTATACCGGCCTGATCGACGTCAATCTGGGCGACATGCAAAAACGCATTTCTGAAGAAACTCACCACGCACTGACCGAACTGTCCACCAACGCAGGCTATCCGATTACCGAAACCCTGAGCGGCAGCGGCGATCTGGGTCAGGTGCTGGTTGACGCCATCAAGAAATACGACATGGACCTGGTCGTTTGCGGTCATCACCAGGACTTCTGGAGCAAACTGATGTCCTCCGCACGCCAGCTGATCAACACTGTTCACGTCGATATGCTGATTGTTCCGCTGCGCGACGAAGAAGAATAA